The segment CCTTGTCCTCGTAGGTGGCGTTGTAGGTGCCGCCGGCCGGACACACGGGCATGGCCGGTACGAATTTTCCCGCGCCGGTCACATCGGACCAGGCGTCCGCACCCTTGCCCTCCTCGAGCTGATATTGGTCGAGTGCCGCTGCGAGCTGCCGCTGGTTGTTCACGCAGGCGATCGCCTGCGAACGCTGCCGAACCTTTTCAAACGCCGGAATCGCCATCGCCGCGAGCAGCCCGATGATCACCACGATCAGCAGCAGGCTCGCCAACGGGCCGCCCTGCCCGACGTTTCCGCCGGGTAGAAACAGCGCGAAAAAGTACGCGAAGGGATTCCGCCCGGGGCTGCGTATCGCGCGGTCGTCCGTCAACGCCATCAGTTCTGTCACGCGCCGTGACAGCGTCGGATACGTCGAGGTGAGCTCATGCAACGAGACGAAGAATCCGCGCTCGGAGGCGTGCTGACTTGCGAAAGCGGCGGCGTTGAGCTGCGGACCATGCTCGCGTCCGCCACTCAGCACCAGCATCGCGCGCACGGCGGCATTCACATCCTGCGCCGCATAGGCGCCGAACCGGTCGCAGGAAGTCTCCCACGCGCGGCGGTAGGCCGGGCCGATGAGGGGAAAGAACAATCCCGGCGCGAGAAAGATCTGCTTCAAAATATGCCGGCTCTGAATGTGCCCCAATTCGTGGCCGAGGATGAAACGCATTTCCGGCGACGCCGGTCCGAGCGCCTCCAGAAAGTCCGAATACACCACCACGAAATCACGCCCGGCAAACCGTGTGGCGAACGCGTTGAGCAGTCCGCCGGATTGCAGCACATACAGCGCCGGCACGTCGCGCACGCCGAGCTTCTGGCAGACGTCGCGCAGGCTCGCGTCGAGTTCCGGCAATTGCTCCGGTCCGACCCGCACCGCCTCGGCCCGCAGGTAAGCCGTCAACAGTCCGTTGCCGAGCCAGAGGAAGAAGCCGAAGATCACCGCATAGAACAGCCCGATCATCGTCACGGCCAGCGCGAGCCAAACGAGGATCGACAGGATGAGGACGATGACGAACCGGCTGGCTTCCTTCGGGACGGTGAGGTTCGCAGGCGTGAGCCCGACGGGAGCCGTCGGCGCGAGGGGCGGGGGTTGGGGTGTCATGGGGAGAAAAAGCCGGCAAAGCGGCCCGCGCCGAATCGATGGGTTGCATCG is part of the Opitutus terrae PB90-1 genome and harbors:
- a CDS encoding M48 family metalloprotease, giving the protein MTPQPPPLAPTAPVGLTPANLTVPKEASRFVIVLILSILVWLALAVTMIGLFYAVIFGFFLWLGNGLLTAYLRAEAVRVGPEQLPELDASLRDVCQKLGVRDVPALYVLQSGGLLNAFATRFAGRDFVVVYSDFLEALGPASPEMRFILGHELGHIQSRHILKQIFLAPGLFFPLIGPAYRRAWETSCDRFGAYAAQDVNAAVRAMLVLSGGREHGPQLNAAAFASQHASERGFFVSLHELTSTYPTLSRRVTELMALTDDRAIRSPGRNPFAYFFALFLPGGNVGQGGPLASLLLIVVIIGLLAAMAIPAFEKVRQRSQAIACVNNQRQLAAALDQYQLEEGKGADAWSDVTGAGKFVPAMPVCPAGGTYNATYEDKGARVICTVAGHDPTSVAAARGARSGGK